From a region of the Apibacter sp. B3706 genome:
- the pnuC gene encoding nicotinamide riboside transporter PnuC, producing MFTKKFEKILRITWFIVAFFLTIYLGYAMWKDNAETLSHILIFTVTALLGYVCVNVLVYRSPIISNLLGMSANIGEIYTHLLFGNVGMACSNLYYFITHIFGLILWTKKKNQDQEGKIKVSKMNQKALICTILFCIIGIILMFFLGDYFFKKDSSPYILLLNCIAFMIGVSDQFTMIMRQPFSWVLWSVSNLVWLSLNLISHNYIFAVQSILYEINALVGIYKWYTNSDK from the coding sequence ATGTTTACAAAGAAATTTGAAAAAATACTTAGAATTACCTGGTTTATTGTTGCGTTTTTTTTAACCATATACTTGGGATATGCTATGTGGAAAGACAATGCAGAAACACTTTCCCATATACTAATTTTTACCGTAACCGCTTTGCTTGGTTATGTTTGTGTTAATGTATTGGTATATAGATCGCCGATAATATCCAATTTATTGGGAATGTCGGCAAATATTGGCGAGATATATACCCATCTGTTATTTGGAAATGTTGGTATGGCATGTAGCAATCTATATTATTTTATAACTCATATTTTCGGGCTGATTCTATGGACTAAGAAAAAAAATCAAGATCAAGAAGGAAAAATCAAAGTATCAAAAATGAATCAAAAAGCCTTAATATGTACGATCTTATTCTGTATAATAGGAATAATTCTTATGTTTTTCTTGGGTGATTATTTTTTTAAAAAAGATTCTTCTCCTTACATACTTTTACTTAATTGTATTGCTTTTATGATAGGAGTGTCTGATCAATTTACTATGATCATGAGACAACCTTTTTCCTGGGTTTTGTGGAGTGTTAGTAATTTAGTTTGGTTATCATTAAATCTGATTTCGCATAATTATATTTTTGCTGTTCAATCCATATTATATGAAATAAATGCGCTAGTAGGAATATATAAATGGTATACCAATTCTGATAAATAA
- the queA gene encoding tRNA preQ1(34) S-adenosylmethionine ribosyltransferase-isomerase QueA: MKTSDFDFKLPPELLADRPSKNRDEARLMVVHKNTGEIEHKLFKDVIDYFDEGDVFILNNTKVFPARLYGNKEKTGAQIEVFLLRELDAESRIWDVLVDPARKIRIGNKLFFTEDDSLVAEVVDNTTSRGRTLRFLFDGSYEEFRRKLKELGETPLPKYIKRKPDSEDAERYQTIYAKEEGAVAAPTAGLHFSKHLLKRLEIKGIEFAEITLHVGLGTFASVEVEDLSKHKMESEQISISEKTCKIVNHAIETKHRVCAVGTTSMRAIETSVSANKRLNPYEGWTNKFIFPSYDFGIADSMITNFHTPKSTLMMMVSAFAGYDLIMKAYKEAIKENYKFYSYGDAMLII; this comes from the coding sequence ATGAAAACTTCAGATTTTGATTTTAAATTACCTCCTGAACTTCTTGCGGATAGACCTTCCAAAAACAGAGATGAGGCAAGGCTAATGGTGGTACATAAAAATACAGGAGAAATAGAACATAAATTATTTAAAGATGTCATTGATTATTTTGATGAAGGAGATGTATTTATTTTAAATAATACAAAAGTATTTCCGGCTCGTTTATATGGTAACAAAGAAAAAACAGGAGCTCAAATAGAAGTTTTTTTATTAAGAGAGCTGGATGCAGAGTCAAGAATTTGGGATGTATTGGTAGATCCTGCAAGAAAAATAAGAATTGGAAATAAATTATTTTTTACAGAAGATGACAGTCTTGTAGCTGAAGTTGTAGATAATACTACTTCTCGAGGAAGAACCTTACGTTTTTTATTTGACGGATCTTATGAAGAATTCAGAAGAAAATTAAAAGAATTAGGAGAAACTCCTCTTCCAAAATATATTAAAAGAAAACCTGATTCAGAAGATGCTGAAAGATATCAAACTATCTATGCAAAAGAAGAAGGTGCAGTTGCTGCTCCAACGGCAGGTCTACATTTTTCAAAACATCTGTTAAAAAGATTGGAAATTAAAGGTATTGAATTTGCTGAAATTACTTTACATGTAGGATTAGGTACTTTTGCTTCAGTAGAAGTTGAAGATCTTTCCAAACATAAAATGGAAAGTGAACAAATTTCCATTTCTGAAAAAACTTGCAAAATAGTAAATCATGCCATTGAGACCAAACACCGTGTATGTGCTGTGGGTACAACTTCCATGAGAGCTATTGAAACTTCAGTTTCTGCTAATAAGCGATTAAATCCATACGAAGGATGGACCAATAAATTTATTTTCCCTTCTTACGATTTTGGTATTGCTGATTCCATGATTACCAACTTTCACACTCCTAAATCAACTTTAATGATGATGGTTTCAGCTTTTGCCGGATATGATTTAATTATGAAAGCTTACAAAGAAGCTATTAAAGAAAATTATAAATTCTACTCCTATGGAGATGCCATGTTAATCATTTAA
- a CDS encoding DMT family transporter, translating to MKNKNLKYHILAIITICIWGTTFISTKVLMNDGLSPVEIFLYRFLLAYICIWFFSPKVIFSKNYKDEFLFLLIGLFGGTIYFITENIALKLSLTSNVSLILSTNPIVTAFFTILINKKEKVTKNLVYGSLLALFGVFLVIFNGSFILEINFWGDLLALTAVLSWTIYTLILNKLSNTYSILFITRKLFFYGIVTIIPFILIAPFKFQKDLLLTPTVIFNLLFLGIIASMVCFFTWNLSIKKIGIIKTTNYIYLVPLIAIISASIILKERITMITFLGTVCILSGVYVSENGVTIKRKTKLKYNN from the coding sequence ATGAAAAATAAAAATTTAAAATATCATATTTTAGCTATAATAACGATTTGTATATGGGGTACTACCTTTATTTCAACCAAAGTATTAATGAATGACGGATTAAGTCCGGTAGAGATCTTTTTATACCGTTTTTTATTAGCTTATATATGTATATGGTTTTTTTCTCCGAAGGTAATTTTTTCAAAAAATTATAAAGATGAATTTCTGTTCTTGTTAATCGGATTATTTGGAGGAACAATATACTTTATAACAGAAAATATAGCTTTGAAGTTATCTTTAACTTCTAATGTATCATTAATATTGTCTACTAATCCCATAGTAACCGCTTTTTTTACTATACTAATAAATAAAAAAGAAAAAGTAACCAAAAATTTAGTATATGGTTCTTTATTAGCTTTATTTGGAGTTTTTTTAGTAATATTTAATGGTAGTTTCATACTCGAGATAAACTTTTGGGGGGATTTATTGGCTTTAACGGCAGTACTTTCTTGGACAATCTATACTTTGATTTTAAATAAGCTCAGTAATACTTATTCCATACTTTTTATAACCCGTAAATTATTTTTTTATGGAATAGTAACTATAATACCTTTTATTTTAATAGCTCCTTTCAAATTTCAAAAAGATTTATTGCTAACTCCTACGGTAATTTTTAATCTTTTATTTTTAGGAATTATAGCATCTATGGTATGTTTTTTTACCTGGAATTTATCAATAAAGAAAATTGGAATTATTAAAACAACCAATTATATCTACTTAGTACCGTTGATAGCAATCATTTCGGCATCAATTATTTTAAAGGAACGTATAACGATGATTACTTTTCTAGGTACCGTATGTATTTTATCGGGGGTGTATGTATCAGAGAACGGAGTAACAATTAAAAGAAAAACAAAATTAAAATATAATAATTAA
- the rlmN gene encoding 23S rRNA (adenine(2503)-C(2))-methyltransferase RlmN, with the protein MNQNKKDIRALSLQELEAYFSSIGEKPFRAKQVYEWLWNKNAHSLSEMTNLSKSLRENLENHFSIKPAEIHVMQRSIDGTIKNAVKLHDGNVVESVLIPTTKRTTACVSSQVGCSLDCTFCATAQLTRMRNLTAAEIVDQVTLIDKQSREYHQKPLSNIVFMGMGEPLLNYSSVTDAIRKITEDKGLGMSPRRITVSTSGIPKLIEKLADENLKVKLALSLHSAIEEKRNQLMPFSVKFPLTSIMESLSYWYQKTKSRITLEYIIWKGINDGNEDIRALIKFCKSIPSKVNLIQYNSIEGGKYSQANSNIIQNYVTALEQENIIVKIRKSRGDDIDAACGQLANKH; encoded by the coding sequence TTGAATCAAAATAAGAAAGATATAAGAGCCTTAAGTTTACAAGAACTTGAGGCTTATTTTTCCTCAATAGGAGAAAAACCTTTTCGAGCCAAACAGGTTTATGAATGGCTCTGGAATAAAAATGCTCATTCTCTTTCAGAGATGACCAATCTTTCCAAATCTTTACGTGAAAATTTAGAAAATCATTTCTCGATCAAGCCGGCAGAGATCCACGTCATGCAAAGATCTATCGACGGAACTATTAAAAATGCCGTAAAATTACACGACGGAAATGTTGTGGAATCGGTTCTGATTCCTACCACTAAACGGACTACGGCTTGTGTTTCTTCGCAAGTTGGATGCAGTTTGGATTGCACTTTTTGCGCTACGGCACAATTAACACGAATGAGAAATTTAACTGCCGCAGAAATCGTAGATCAGGTAACCTTAATTGATAAACAAAGCAGAGAATATCATCAAAAGCCTCTTTCCAATATAGTATTTATGGGAATGGGAGAACCTTTACTCAATTATTCTTCTGTAACGGATGCAATCCGAAAGATCACGGAGGACAAAGGATTAGGAATGTCTCCCAGAAGAATTACCGTTTCTACTTCCGGAATTCCTAAACTGATTGAAAAACTAGCAGATGAAAATTTAAAAGTTAAATTAGCCTTATCCTTACATTCAGCCATTGAGGAAAAACGCAATCAATTAATGCCATTTAGTGTTAAATTTCCTCTAACAAGTATAATGGAATCCCTATCCTATTGGTATCAGAAAACTAAAAGTAGAATTACACTGGAATACATTATTTGGAAAGGAATTAATGACGGCAATGAAGATATAAGAGCATTAATAAAATTCTGTAAATCAATACCGTCAAAAGTTAATTTAATACAATACAATTCCATAGAAGGTGGAAAATATTCTCAAGCCAATTCAAACATAATTCAAAACTATGTAACTGCTTTGGAACAAGAAAATATCATTGTTAAAATAAGAAAAAGTAGAGGGGATGATATTGATGCAGCCTGTGGACAACTCGCTAACAAGCATTAA
- a CDS encoding glycoside hydrolase family 25 protein: MKGRINKKNSKKEIPYKLYYWLTGIIIFLSVLFFFRTSLIMYYYIIKEKLAIGEFGNVNFQKSIKISEAEKIQAVFKKYKNYAFGLDISQHQGKILWDSVQDIHKDIPVSFVFVRATRGAFTQDAFFKKNWKNLTKKKILKGAYHYYDVNRNSTLQAENFIKTVTLDKGDLPPVLDVEDLPKNQSLELLKSGLINWLNLVEKNYNVKPIIYSNDSYFIYHISDLDLSEYIIWTANYNPIESPLHQKWIFWQFTEKGIVKGFTQNFVDINVFNGSIEELQRLTL; the protein is encoded by the coding sequence ATGAAAGGAAGAATAAACAAGAAAAACAGTAAAAAGGAAATTCCCTATAAACTCTATTATTGGCTAACGGGTATAATTATTTTTTTATCTGTTCTTTTCTTTTTTAGAACTTCACTCATTATGTATTATTACATTATAAAAGAAAAATTAGCTATCGGTGAATTCGGAAATGTAAATTTCCAAAAGAGCATTAAAATATCTGAAGCCGAAAAGATTCAGGCTGTTTTTAAAAAATATAAAAATTATGCTTTCGGGTTGGATATAAGTCAACATCAAGGTAAAATTCTTTGGGATAGCGTTCAAGACATTCATAAAGATATTCCTGTCTCCTTTGTTTTTGTTAGAGCAACCCGAGGTGCTTTTACTCAGGATGCTTTTTTCAAAAAAAATTGGAAAAATCTTACGAAAAAAAAAATACTCAAAGGCGCATATCATTATTATGATGTGAACAGAAATTCTACCCTACAAGCAGAAAACTTTATTAAAACCGTAACTTTGGATAAAGGTGATTTGCCTCCTGTACTTGACGTGGAAGATCTGCCCAAAAATCAATCGTTGGAATTATTGAAATCAGGACTTATCAATTGGTTGAACTTAGTTGAAAAAAACTATAATGTAAAGCCCATTATTTATTCTAATGATTCATATTTTATCTATCATATTTCGGATCTTGATTTAAGTGAATACATTATATGGACAGCAAACTATAACCCTATAGAAAGTCCTTTGCACCAAAAATGGATTTTTTGGCAATTTACTGAAAAGGGGATTGTCAAAGGATTTACACAAAATTTTGTAGACATCAATGTATTTAATGGAAGCATAGAAGAGTTACAAAGACTTACTCTTTAA